The genomic stretch ttatcacatttatttattacttaaaaaaaaaaaagtcaaattccATTTATTTAATCACTTCACAAATCATCAAAGAAATTTTAGGGCTTACAATGTCACCGGTAAATTTAGGATattcttttattcaaattgcctttattattgttttgagtGCCTTCTTTGCTAACACGTAGAGGTAATAATTTTGACACGACTTGCAAACTCGACACTAACACAACACGAAATTACTAGGTTTGTGACGTCGGGCAaaactaggattgttctgatAGCAGAACATAATAAAGATGCCCAAAATCCTTGAATTATCCTACTAttatcacatttatttattactaaaaaaaaaaaaaggtgaaattcCATTCAATCATTCCACAAATCATCAAAGAAATTCCAGTGCTTACAACGTCATGAATAAATTTAAGATATTCTTTCATCCAAATAATCTTCGTTGTTGTTTTGAGCGCCTTCTGTGCTAATAAATAGGAgtagcaattttgacacgacccgcaaaCTCGACCCGAATATAACACAAAACTGCTAGATTTGAATTTACCCCTTAACGAGTTTATGACtcgttaattttttattttggtgggTCAACCGGTGACCCGCTTCACCAGTTCTCACTCTGTCTTTCTCCATCTCTTCTTCACACACCGCGCCCCACGGTCCACACCTATGCAGTGTCTCTCTGCCTTTTCCCTAATATtgttatggtttttttttcctaatatattCCATGCTGAGATGTCAACTCCTCATTGGTTAGTTTTATGCCCCGACCGTATAGAAGTTATGCTCCCAGCACCGGATAATCCCGgttcatgaaaaaaaatgtgttgttGGGTACGTCAGGTTCGGGAGACGGAGGTTTCTGAAATCAGAGATCGGAACCCTAAAGGAAGAAACTCCGGACGATTCACTGTCCTCCTAATCTAAATCGAATCTCTCAAAGGTACGTTACGTTGGCCCACTCTTTCAATTTCATCTTCTCTGTTTTCTCTATTACTCTACTTCTCATGTGTTGTTCGTTTTCTTCTTGCTGTCGGAATATTAGGCTAAATACCCACACactcacagagagagagagagagagagagagagagaattctcgTATTTATAAACACGTGTGGATTAGATTGGATGAGGGTTGGTGTACTTTTGATGAGAGTAGACTTTGTCGAAGAATTCGACTTTCTTATCAAACTTTTGGGGATTCACGGCCTTTTAGAGAATTTGCTAATGGCAAAGTTCACAGGACGTGTCTTTCACGTCTGTACCACCTTTGTGAGATTAAAGTTGCTGTCTTTTTTCTATGTTGAGTTGCCGTCGGAACAGTCGCTTGCAGTGTGAGCTTACACTCTGTGTGGTTTTTGTTGTAAATATTGATAAGaatcattttctggaaaaaCAAATCTCAAATTAATCCTCACTCTGATACCCAAACTGATGCCTGATACTTGCAACAGCTATGGAAATTATAACAACTGCAAAATATTAAGCTTagatttttgtcattttaaggATAGGAAAAGCATGTTGGGTGCTGGAGTTTTTGAACCACATTATCAATGGAGAACAAACCCGCTGCAGGTTAACTGACCCGACAACTTCAACTTTTAAGTAACATTGTAAATTGgtcacatttttatttgaagCTTCATTTTGAAGCAATGAGACCTCTTCATGGCCACTAGAAAAACCCCAATGGACTCATGGAGTTCTTCCAACTTAATATTGCTTCGGAACTGTTCTCACATTTGATTCCTCAAGAGTACAAACATACATCAATTTGTGATAGAAATAAGTGGTCGTATTGTAAACTGCTATTTCCAGAATGATGGGTCAAGTTTGATCATTTAAGCGCTGCATCTTTTCTATGTACCTGATTTTATGTTTCATGGCATGCATTCAAGGCCACTTATTGCCTGCTAGCACTGGGCAATGAAAGCTGATTGCTGCACATGACACTAAATGCACTGTTGTGCAGTTTGCTTGGTTTTATGTAACTAGTtttagtgaaaaaataaaataaaataaagtaaaaaacaaactatatataatGGGAATTGGCTAATTTGATCCAGTATCATGCTGTACTTCTCAATTAATTATGTTACCAATCATAATGCAGAAATGCTTCACCTCTATAGCTTGAATTCCTTCAAGTTTTGATGGTGTTAGAGAAATCATTTCATCTGATTGACATATCCTTTTCTTCCCtttcattcttttctcttttttttgctTAACTTTTTACATGCAACAGTTGATATCTGGAGTCACATGAGTGGCAGCAGACAGAGGACCCTTGGGGGTGGGGGTCAGCAAATATTGGACTACCTGAAGCGAATGCACGCAGAGAATCCTGCTTTCTTCTATGCAGTTCAAGGTGATAATGATCACAGTGGCGGAAATATATTCTGGGTGGATGCAACATCCAGAATGAACTATTCTTACTTTGGAGATGCTGTCATATTTGACACGACATCGAGGACGAATCGGTATAGGGTACCATTTGCCTCATTCACAGGGTTTAATCATCATGGGCAGCCAGTGTTGTTTGGTTGTGCATTAATTCTCAATGACTCTGAGTCCTCCTTCATATGGCTTTTTGAAACATGGCTTAATGCAATGTCTGGACGCCGCCCTGTCTCTATAACAAGCGACCCAGACCAGCTCATACAAGTTGCTGTTGCACAAGTTCTTCCTGAAACACGTCATCGATTCTGTAAGTTGGCCATGTTCAGAGAAACACAAGAGAAACTGTCTCATCTATATCAGTCACATCCTATTTTTGAAACAGAATTCAGGAAGTGCATAGATGAGTCTGAAACAATTGATGAGTTTGAGTCATGCTGGCAATCACTTCTGGAGAGATACTATGTCATGGGTAATGAATGGCTTCAAACAATGCACAATGCTCGGCAACAGTGGGTTCCAGTTTTCATGCGAGACACTTTCTTTGGAGAGGTATCTAGAACTGAAGGTGTAAATTCATTCTTCGATGGGTTTGTGAATGCATTTACGACCATGCAAATGTTGATTAAGCAGTATGAGAAAGCTATAGCAAGTTGGCACGATTTGGAATTAAAGGCAGATTACGAAACTACCAACACTACCCCAGTTCTGAAGACGCCATCTCCAATGGAAAAACAAGCTGCGAATCTTTACACGAGGAGGATATTCATGAAATTCCAAGAGGAACTAGTGGAGACCCTTGCTAATCCTGCAACAAAAATTGATGACTCTGGAACCATCACCACATATCGAGTGGCCAAATTTGGGGAAGACCACAAAGCACACACTGTGACTTTCAATACTTTTGAGATGAAAGTTAGTTGCAGCTGCCAAATGTTTGAGTATTCAGGAATTGTTTGTAGGCATATATTAGCAGTTTTTAGAGCGAAAAATCTTCTTACTCTTCCATCTCAGTATATATTGAAACGATGGACAAGGAATGCCAAGAGTGGAGCTGTGTTGGATGAACATGCTTCCGAGATGACAAACAGTTCTCGAGAATCTTTAACAGTGCGTTATAACAATTTACGTCAGGAAGCAATCAAATATGTAGAAGAAGGGGCAAAATCTATTCACATTTATAATGTGGCAATGGATGCTTTAAAAGATGCTGCTAAGAAGATTGCTGTTGTGAAGAATCAAGGTCCAGTACCTGCAAAGAGTGGTACTTTGGTGAATGGAGGTGGGCAAGAGTTGCATCCAAATGAAGAAAATCAAGCAGCAACATATCAATCGTCGGTAGTTTCTCCCACCCTGCAAGATTATCTATTTCAAGGgccattattgttttttttcttttttctaataatttatACTGCTGAATCATTTcatacttttcaaaatttctcactctctctaaCAATTGCACGCTGAAGACGAAATTTTTTGCCTGTTTATATTGAGTTGCCAAATTAGGTTAAATTATCTAAAGTGAAAACTACTTGTTTACTTATAGAAAATCCTGAAACTTGTGGtaatataactataaattgTAGGTCTGATCATTAAATTGTTTGTGATGgtgattttatattatgattgtaataaaaaatcattaatttattGCTCAGGAtgagaaggaaaggaaaatccGTGAATTGACTGCTGAGTTGGAGAGCACAAATCAACGATGTGAAGTGTATAGAGCAAACCTGCTGGCTGTTCTGAAAGATATGGAAGAACAGAAGTTAAAGCTGTCAGTGAAGGTTCAAAATGCTAGGCTTAGTTTGAAGGAGTGAACAGTAGATGCAGGCCAAATATCATGTTTCTTGTATATCTTTCACAGGGTAGTAGCTTTTTTCATTGAGCATGCTAAGGGCATCATACAGGTGAGCATTGTTTGATATGTAACCTATGCAGTTTAGAACGGATGAGAAAGATGCCAGATCCACTTGTGCAACTATCTTGCTGGGTGAACCATCTGTTTGATGAGAATACCTGGAGGTCGATACCCGGATCAATTTAAAATGCATTCTTAGTTATGTTTTAGGAGTAATATCATTTTGTAAACTGTTATATAACTACCATACAACTGAGATGACGaagcaatgaaaatcaaactttgttttttaacttatgttaatctaatggttaatttttactgtcacattatCAAGTTATACAGCAGTCGTGTAATACTTTACTAAATTGTTGTCAATTGGAAGTTGCATTCTTGTTTCAACATGACTCTGGCATTAAAATCTCTTGTCTAGCATCTCTGGCAGTCATATAGGAATAGTGTAAGCTTGGACCACACCTATCATTTATATGTCACTGGAAATTTGAACTAATCTATGTAGAAAACATCAATTAGTCTCTTCCAATATGATAATTAATTTACATAGATTATCTactaaaaatagaaatttaatgGATACTAGCAATAACGAGTGGCTACCCAACTTTTCAGAATGGAAGATGATCCACGGTTTGACTTTGACAGCCATGTCATCAGCTGGTCAATAATTGCTATTCGACTACCGAGAAAAACACATCATATTCGTTGACCTTTGTAGGAGATAATCCAAATAAGTTAAAACAATTATTCAtatctataataataataaaaaaaaaagttaattattattattattttttttcacttaagtttCAATTAATGTTACATATGGAACTTAACTTATGagtaaatattaatttagtacTTTCGTCAGTCAAATTAACAGACTGTCATGTAAGTGGTTTCAACCACCCTTCTAGCCCGTCTAAAGATGGCCAAACCCTAAGGCCTTGAGGCCACCCCCACATATCATGGGTTGGTCGAACCATCCCCAGACCAGTCGTGACTAAAACCACCCCAATGATAGCAATCGTTAATTTGACTGACAGAATACTGACAGAGGTACTAAACTgatatttacccataagtcagGTATTATCcgtgatacaaattgaaacataagtggaaaaaaagaaaaacgtaaaaacctaaatactaaaaaaataattaacccttaaaaaaatggggaaagcTGTTAAATCCGGTAAGAAGGCATATTTACATGGTGAAATGTGAAGCCACTGAGAGGCCAAATCAGCGGCCAAAATGTATAACATGAAACTGTGCATGTTTTCCTGATGATTCCAGAATAATTCTTGTACAAACATGGGGAAACAGGGCAACACTTTGAATCAAGTAACTACCACTTTGTATTTATTACAATACACTGTGCAAGGCTACAAACATCCCCAGGGCTTAGCCGATTCTATACCATCCAAAAGTGAAGAAACAGCCCAGTCCAAAGAACATTGTTGAACTACataaaagactttgaaaatagaatagaataaataaaaacaaaaaactacatgTATAACTAACTGTATTGCACCTCTAGAGGCCGTCTTTCATACTAATCTTTATGTTTTGCACTTTAATCGACAACTGCATCTTATGATCCtcaatatcttttaaaactgAAAGCAGGTTAGCCCTATAAACCTCACATTTCCGATTTGAAGACTCCAATTCACTGCCAATTTCTCTAATTCTCTTGTCCATGTCATCCTGCACATGCAAAAAACAATGTGTCAAATTGGAAATGCATCACTTCAAGTATGAAGACAGTACAGGCAAACCAAAATTTATGTTGGAATCAAATATGTGAAAGCTCGGGTTCGACGCGTAATGGCAGAAAAAACTGAAATACGACAGAGAATTGCATACTTCCCCAAACAATATGCATGCAAATTCTAAGGATCTCAAGGAATGTGTTAGATCCTTATCATCAAAGTAGGCTCGAGTGCTAAAATAGAACCTTTCTACTTGAGAagcaaaagaaattatagaagcCACAAAATCTGACACTTCAATAAAAGAAGATTGCCCTTTTGCTACACCTAAGGGAATGTAATCCTATGTAGTCTCAGAAAGAACAACTATAGCATAAATATAATCCACTGCAAAACTGTAACCATCCACAATCATTAACAGTAGtatcaaattattaattgtccACTCAACAAGAACACACCGGCAAAAGAATCAGTGTCCCAAAATGTTACTAAACATGTGAAATGACATTAAAGCATAACTAACTGCCGCACTAGTGTCAAGCTGATTAAGCTTTCAACATTTATACGTTGACCAAAAgaatatacatacatacataagaTCATCCTCATTGAATAGATTCCTTAAGGTTAGAATCCAGCTGGAAACCATCAACTATGAGAATGCTTGATAATATTATGAGGAATAGCTTTAAAAAAAGTCCACAGCATACTACTAAGATAAAACCTACCCCTATAACTCCccgccaaaaagaaaagaaaagaaaaaaagaccagggtaagaacctttttttttttttattaataaaaaataataataaaaataaaaatacatggTTGCAGTAGGAACAGAGACCCAAACGACAGAAAAATCTTTCAAGTCACAGAAACATATCAAACTCTTTGCAGTTCctagtaaaatatatattttttttcgtaAGTTTTGCAGTTCCTAGTAAAATATGAGAGGAATGGATATGGAACAAGAAATGTACTGAATCAAAAACAACTATAGTAGGACATAATTCCatcaaaggaagagaaagataaGTCTAGTTCTTTAAAGGTTACCCAGATGCAATCTGTTACTCTGTAGCAAGGATTTTCCAAGATAACTAAAGTGCATGTGACAAACAGGTTACAAATTAACATTTAAGGTAAACCACGAGGAATGTAAGAAGAATAATAGGAAATTATGGGATTCATCTATGCACAAGTTAAAATTCTGGCGGTCAGATTATTAGCTCCTAGACACACTCTTTAACCTAACATGTATGCCTGAATTGATACACTCATGTATACTTCTCAAAACTAATTTCCAAATAGTAATAATACTTAGGGATAGGCTGGTGTTCTTATGTTGAACATATATTCAGATACAGAGGTTATAGTCGTGGGGTTTTCATACCGGATTCATAGACAGTTGCAAGATCAAACACCATAGATTTATAACAAACATAATGAAAACCAACAACAATTCAAAATCAACTACAGCAAAATTTACTTGCTTTAGGAGAACTAATGGAAGTATAATAAATCATAACCAGATTACAGATTAACGTGCAAAGTGAAAGGAGACAAATAAAGCAAAGGACAACAATGAAATGAATCTTACCTCAGACATATGCTGTCCCGAGCTCCCTTCAAGATCGTCATTGGTACACTTTGCATGATTTCCATCACTCACCAAGTTTCTCCTAACAAGCCCGTTGGCCATGCCTCTTTTTCCCTCGTTTTTTGTTTCATGAGCAACTTTTTTTGCAGCTACTTTCAAAGCATCCATTGCAACATCATAAGTTTCCACAGACTTTACTCCGTCATCTACAAATTTAAAAGCCTCATGGCGCAGGGTATTATATCGAACAGTATGGGATTCTAGATAATTGGTGTATACAACACTGGTACGTTCTTCTAATATAACACTGCTTTTGGCATTTCTTGTCCATCGTTTCAGTATATAATGAGATGGGAGAGTAAGCACATTGGTCACTCTAAAAACTGCCAATGCATGTCTGCAAAGAAGACCTGAAAACTCATACATCTGGCAACTACAAGTTGCTTTCATCTCCAAAACATTGAATTTGACATAATAAGCTTTATGATCCTCCCCAAATTTTGCCACTTGATATGTGATTACCTCTCCATCATCCTCAGCCTTGGATGCCATCAAAGTTAACGTTCCAACTAGCTCCTCTTGAAACCTTATGAATAGTTTTCTCGTGTAAAGCTCAGATGCTTGTTTCTCCATTGGAGAAGGGGTCCTCAAAACTGGGGCAGTATTCATAGTATCATAATCTGCTTTCACCTCTTTCTCATTCCGACTCTCTAGAGCTTTCTCATATAGCTTAAAGAACTGGTTCAGATTCGTTGAGGCATTCACATAGCCATCAAAGTATGAATTCATACTATCACTTCGCTGGGTTATGGACATTTCTGCAAAGAAAGTATCCCGCAGATAGACAGGTACCCATTGCCTGCGAGCAGAGTAAATTGTTTGAAGCCACTCATGATCCCTGAGATCATATCCATCAACAAGCGACAACCAGCAAGACTCAAACTCCTCAATCGACTCATTCAAGTTAACACATTTATGAAAGTCTGCTTCAAAATTTGGGTGTTGGAGAAACACCTGGGACAACTTCTCCTGGCATTTTTTAAAGATGTGCCATTTGCAGAAACGATGGCGGGTCTCTGGGAAAACCTGTGTGATAGCTGAACGTATCACCGCATCATGATCAGTTGTGATTGACACAGGAGGCCGACCAGACATTGCCATAAGCCACGTCTTAAACAGCCACACAAATGACACTTCTGATTCATTTATTAGGAAAGCACAACCAAACAAAACGGGCTGTCCATGATGGTTTACCCCGGTGAAAGGTGCAAAGGGCAATCGGTACCTATTGGATCTGTAGGTAGTGTCAAATGTAATGGTATCACCAAAGTAAGTATAGTTCAGCCTCGCTTTTGGATCAGCCCAGAAGACATTGTTCATAGACCCATCCTCATCACCCTGCACAGCATAGAAGAAATTGGGGTTCTCTGCATGCATTTGCCTCAAATAATCCAGAACAAGTTGAATGTCCCCTTCTAAGCTCCTCTGGCGGTTATTCCTCATGTAGTTCCTACAGTCCACCTCTGTAAATCCAACTTTGCTTGCTCCACCATACTCTTTTATGAGGGCAGACATAATCCTCCGAGGACCCATTCCGGCAGCCTGCAAGGTATCAATCAAAGTCTTGGCAGGACCAGAGATTTGCCTATGAGAGCGAAGGCAGTGCACCTGATCGGGTGGAACCAGCTCATGGTTATGTTCCCTAACAAATCCAGATACAACCCATTTCCCCGAGTCCTGCATCTTGACAGACAAGGATGCTTTGCAGCCCACCCTAGTAATGATCCGTGGGCGCTTAATCTCTCTGTCCTTAGTCCGCTTCTCATTCATGTTGCGGAACCCCTCCTTAGCACAGACAAATTGCCTCTGTATAATTGCTCCATCCCGCCTGGATCGACGGGAGGAGCTGACACGGGTACTGAAGCCAACACGGCGGGCATAAGAATTATAGAAGGCCTTGGCAGCCTCCTCAGACTCAAATTCCATACCTTCATAAGGTTCAAGGTCTAATAAGTCCCCCTCAGGAAGGTAAATTTCGCCACCGCTGGCGGAACCTCCTCCAGCCCCACCACTGGTGGCAGATGGGCTATCAACcatttcatcatcatcaatgtCCAACCCATCATCATCACCTTCCCTCCCACCACCTCCCAACCCAATGTCAAATTCAAGCATCTCGTTATCCATGTGGGAATTATGAAAGAACCCAATTCAACCCCACCGTCTATTATGATGCTTTGTATTTATACTACTATTTTACTATCTATGCATTCAGTCTCTCTACAGTTGTA from Corylus avellana chromosome ca1, CavTom2PMs-1.0 encodes the following:
- the LOC132162373 gene encoding protein FAR1-RELATED SEQUENCE 5 gives rise to the protein MDNEMLEFDIGLGGGGREGDDDGLDIDDDEMVDSPSATSGGAGGGSASGGEIYLPEGDLLDLEPYEGMEFESEEAAKAFYNSYARRVGFSTRVSSSRRSRRDGAIIQRQFVCAKEGFRNMNEKRTKDREIKRPRIITRVGCKASLSVKMQDSGKWVVSGFVREHNHELVPPDQVHCLRSHRQISGPAKTLIDTLQAAGMGPRRIMSALIKEYGGASKVGFTEVDCRNYMRNNRQRSLEGDIQLVLDYLRQMHAENPNFFYAVQGDEDGSMNNVFWADPKARLNYTYFGDTITFDTTYRSNRYRLPFAPFTGVNHHGQPVLFGCAFLINESEVSFVWLFKTWLMAMSGRPPVSITTDHDAVIRSAITQVFPETRHRFCKWHIFKKCQEKLSQVFLQHPNFEADFHKCVNLNESIEEFESCWLSLVDGYDLRDHEWLQTIYSARRQWVPVYLRDTFFAEMSITQRSDSMNSYFDGYVNASTNLNQFFKLYEKALESRNEKEVKADYDTMNTAPVLRTPSPMEKQASELYTRKLFIRFQEELVGTLTLMASKAEDDGEVITYQVAKFGEDHKAYYVKFNVLEMKATCSCQMYEFSGLLCRHALAVFRVTNVLTLPSHYILKRWTRNAKSSVILEERTSVVYTNYLESHTVRYNTLRHEAFKFVDDGVKSVETYDVAMDALKVAAKKVAHETKNEGKRGMANGLVRRNLVSDGNHAKCTNDDLEGSSGQHMSEDDMDKRIREIGSELESSNRKCEVYRANLLSVLKDIEDHKMQLSIKVQNIKISMKDGL
- the LOC132182332 gene encoding protein FAR1-RELATED SEQUENCE 9, whose protein sequence is MSGSRQRTLGGGGQQILDYLKRMHAENPAFFYAVQGDNDHSGGNIFWVDATSRMNYSYFGDAVIFDTTSRTNRYRVPFASFTGFNHHGQPVLFGCALILNDSESSFIWLFETWLNAMSGRRPVSITSDPDQLIQVAVAQVLPETRHRFCKLAMFRETQEKLSHLYQSHPIFETEFRKCIDESETIDEFESCWQSLLERYYVMGNEWLQTMHNARQQWVPVFMRDTFFGEVSRTEGVNSFFDGFVNAFTTMQMLIKQYEKAIASWHDLELKADYETTNTTPVLKTPSPMEKQAANLYTRRIFMKFQEELVETLANPATKIDDSGTITTYRVAKFGEDHKAHTVTFNTFEMKVSCSCQMFEYSGIVCRHILAVFRAKNLLTLPSQYILKRWTRNAKSGAVLDEHASEMTNSSRESLTVRYNNLRQEAIKYVEEGAKSIHIYNVAMDALKDAAKKIAVVKNQGPVPAKSGTLVNGGGQELHPNEENQAATYQSSDEKERKIRELTAELESTNQRCEVYRANLLAVLKDMEEQKLKLSVKVQNARLSLKE